The DNA sequence CCCCTTGTTCAAGAGGCTCAAAGCATCTTCCAAGGCCTCCTGCACGGTCGGTAAACCCCTTTGCCTCTGAAAGCCGTGAAAAGCAGAACCGTCATAGGATATCAGCGCGGCGTATCTCGTCAAGATATCCACCGGTCTAACACCACGCCGCCAATACAAATCATCGATACCACGACCAGGGAAAATGAGTCCCTTGAAGCCCAATGCAGGGGTTTCATCCTGCTTCGCCCGATGCCGCCGCGGTAACACCTTGCCTCCATGGCCACGGCCAGCTCGTCGGCCCTTTGAAATACTATGACAAAAAGCGGCACCAATACGGGTATGAAGGCCTTAAGCCTCTTTGCGATTCCGCCGCTGTCCAGATCTGCCCCGCGCGCCAGCTGGGCCTTCATTATCCTGTCCGTCTCCTCAAGCAAGGTGGGTATGAAGCGCAAGGCAATAGTCATCATCATGGCAAATTCGTGAGCAGGCACGCCAAATCGCCTGAAGGGAGAAAGCAGCGATTCTATGCCGTCCGACAGCTCCAAAGGGCTTGTGGTCATCATGGTCATGTTGGCAAATAAGATCAAAAAGTAGAGCCGGAGGCCCATCTTGATGCCGGTCAAAAGACCTTCCCGGGTAATCGATATGAAAGAAATCCTGATCAATTCTTCCCCTTCGGCAAAAAACATGTTCACGATAACGGTAAAGAGGACCAACAGGAGCGCCGGCCTCGTGGAAGCCAACACGTTCTTCAAAGAAAGCCCGCTTAAGATGCACAAAAAAACGACCAAGGCGCTCCAAACCAGGTAAGGCCAGGGGGAGGCGTTTGCCAGGAATACGGACGTTATAAGAGCCATAGTGCCGAGGATCTTGCACCTTGGATCCAGGGAATGCACGAAGGAATTGAGCGGGACGTATTGTCCCAGCGTAAGATGATCTAAGAAAGGCATGAAGATACCTCTTTTTCAATATCCCTGATCAACCTTTCCTCACTCCAGGTGAGTGAGACATTGAGCCCTGCCCTGCGAAGGCGCAGTGCCATCTCCAACACGTCGGGAAGGACCAGCCCCTTGGCCGGATGATCGGCCAGCTCCTCCACGACATGAGCGGGAGGCCCCCACGACCTCCTCCTGCCCTCCTCCAACACCAGTAACCTGTCGCAATGATCTAATACCATCTCGATATCATGGGTGATTTGAATCACGCCCGTGCCATTGTCCCTAAATGTCCTTAGCATAGAAAGCAATGCTTCCTGCCCCTTCCAGTCCAATCCTGCCGTCGGTTCGTCCAATACCAGGTAGTGAGGTTCCGTCACCACTATGGACGCCAATGCCACCTTCCTCTTCTGCCCCCCTGACAGCTCAAAGGGGTTCTTCGAGAGGATCCCTTCGTCCAGCTCAAAGGCCTTCAAAACGCGCTTTATCTTTTCCATGGCTTCGTCCTCGGGAATGGCGAAATTTCGCGGGGCATACATAAGCTCCTCCAAGACGGTCTCGGCGAAAAGCTGATGTTCGGGGTATTGAAAGACCAGACCCACCTTGCGCCGCACCGATTTCAGATGAGGAGCTTTCGGGTAAAGCTTCAAGCCGTCCACTATGACCTCTCCGCTGCTTGGAAAGATCAAGCCGTTCAACATCTGAGCCAGGGTCGTCTTTCCGCTCCCCGTATGGCCCACCACGGCAACCCATTCTCCGGGCTCCACCCTGAAGGAAACGTCGCTTAAGGACTTAGTCTCCAGGGGAGTATCTTTGTGATATATAAAACTGACGCTGCAAACCTCTAAAGACATATCTTCTCCACCAGGTTTTCAGCCATATCCTCTGCCCTCGGCAATACACGATCGTCGATCAGGCCCCTGCCTTTGAGCTCACGCCACAACCTGAACGATGAGGGCTCCCTTATGCCCAGCTTTGAAAGCGTCGATCCGCTCAACACCTCGTTCAGATCACCGTAAAAGGCCAACTTGCCCCTGCTGAGCACTGCGACATGGTCGGAAAGCAGAAGCTCTTCGGTCCTGTGGGTAATAGAGACCACCGTCATGCCCTCCTCGTGCAGGCGTTTGAGCACACCCGTAAGCTCCCTTCTGCCCTCGGGGTCAAGCATGCTCGTCGCCTCATCCAGCACGATGCATTTGGGCCGCATTGCAAGGGCCCCGGCAAGGGCCAGCCGCTGCTTTTGCCCTCCCGATAGGGCGTAGGTAGGCTTTTTTGCAAATTCCGAAAGGCCGGTTACCCCCAAGGCCCACCTGACGCGCATGGTGATGTCCTCACTTGGCAAGCCGAGGTTCTCCGGGCCGAAGGCCACCTCCTCCTCCACGACGGAGGCCACAATTTGGTTCTCGGGGTTTTGAAATACCATACATACGTCTTTTCTGATGTCCCACTGTACAGCCGGGTCTCGGGTATCCCTGCCCAATACGTAACAAACGCCCCGCGTCGGTATAAGCAGGGCGTTCAAGATCTTCGCCAGGGTAGACTTGCCAGATCCGTTATCGCCGACAATTGTAACCCACCATCCCACGTTTATATCCATAGTTATCCCCGAGATGGCAGGTTCGTCGTTGCCGGGATAGCAAAAAGCTATATCCCGCAAAGAAAAGATTCTGTCTTCCGCCATATCGGGTTACTTGACAAACTCAACGATGGCCTTGGGGGCAGCGTCTCCCTTGCGATATCCGAGTTTCACTATCCTGGTATAGCCTCCTGGACGATTGGCGTAACGGGGTGCCAGTTCGTTGAATAGCTTTAATGTGGCCTCCTTGTTTCTCAACCTGGAGATCACTATCCTCCTGTCATGAAGGCTTCCGCCCTTGGCTCGTGTGACGAGCTTTTCCACGTAGCTTCTGAGCTCCTTCGCCCTTATCAGGGTGGTCTCTATGCTTTCATGGATTATAAGGCTGGCAGCCATGTTCATGAGCATCGCATTCCTGTGAGCGCTATATCGCCCGAGCGTCCTAGAGCGTACCTGATGCCTCATGGTCTATTCCTCCTTGTCGTCGTTCTCGTCTAAATCGTATTCTTCGTCGTCCTCTTGCCCCTTCTCCTTCTTCGCTGAAATTTTTGACGAACTCAGAGAGAGGCCAAAGGCCTGAAGTTTTTCCTCTATCTCCTTCAACGAAATCTTCCCCAAATTGCGGATCTTAAGGAGATCGTCCCGCGAGTACTGGATCAAATCGCCAATCGTGCGTATTCCCGCCCGAAGCAGACAGTTTTCGCTCCTGATCGACAGCTCCAGGTCGCGGATGGGACGGGCCAAGAGAGGATCCTCCTCAACCTTGACTTCGACCGGTGCCTGCAGCGCCTCGACTTCTTGAGGCACTTTCGGCTCTTTGAGCAGAAGCGAAGCAATATGACTGAAATATTGGTTCAATATCTTGATCGCCTCGAGAAAGGCCTTTATAGGCGTTACCGTCTCATTTGTCCACAGTTCAAGGAGCAAGCTTTCATAATCCGTCCGCTGGCCAACCCTAGCGGCACCTATACTGTAGTTCACTCGCAATACGGGCGAAAATATGGCATCTATCAATAAGACGTCCACGGGCAAGTAACTTGGCCTGGGCCTATCCATGGTCAGATAGCCGACACCTCGTTCCACGTAAAGGTCCATGCCGAGCTTATGACCCTCCTCCAGGGTGCATATATAGGCATCCGGATTGGGGAATTCTATTTCGCTATCGGGAGCTATATCGGCTGCGGTCACTTCTTTCGGTCCTTGAGCTTCCAGCCTGAGGACTCTAACTTCGTCGCTATGCGATACCACCGCAAGTTTTTTGATGTTCAGTATTATTTCCAGGACATCCTCCATTACGCCGGGCACGGTGCTGAATTCGTGCAGCACGCCATCTATTCTTATGGCGGAAACGGCAGCTCCAGGAATGGACGACAGCAATACACGTCTTATGGCGTTCCCCAAGGTTACACCGTAACCCCTGTCCAAGGGCTCTATCCTTATACGTCCATAGCCCGAAGTGCATTCTTCTACATTGATATCCGGCACAACACGTTCCAAACTGATCCTCTCCTTAGACAATTATCGAGCGTAGAACTCGACGATTAGCTGCTCGTTAACAGGAACGTCAATCTGCTCCCGAGACGGAAGGGATATTACTCTGCCCTCCATCCGTTCCGGCTGCAATTCAAGCCATTCCGGGATGCTCCTGGCCGAGGCAACTTCCATGTTTTCCCTGATTACGGGAATGTCCTTGCTTCCGGGCGCGACGGCTACGACGTCACCCACTCTTACCAGGGCACTGGGTATGTCAAGCTTTCTGCCGTTTACCGTTATGTGGCCGTGAGCGACAAGCTGTCTGGCCTGAGCTCTGCTTGATGCAAAGCCCAAACGGTAAACGACGTTATCTAAGCGCCGCTCGAGCAGCTGCAGGAAGTTATGTCCCTTTTGTCCCGGCATCCTGGATGCCTTCTCAAAAAACCTCTCGAACTGCCTTTCGGTCATGCCGTAAATCCTTCTAAGCTTCTGCTTCTCGTGCAACCTTAGCCCGTATTCGCTGAATTTGCCGCGTCTTTGGGTGTGCTGTCCAGGAACGGTATTCCTACGAGCCATGGCACACTTTTCCGAATAACATCTGTCTCCCTTTAAGAACAACTTTGCTCCTGCCCTGCGACACAATCTGCAGGAAGGGCCTGTATATCTGCTCATGTCGAGTCTTTTCCCTCCTTCTAAATCTTCAATCTCTCAACTACACGCGTCGCCGCTTCGGAGGACGGCACCCGTTGTGCGGAATGGGCGTAGCATCCTTGATCATGTTTATCTGCAAACCCGCTGCCTGAAGGCTCCTTATGGCAGACTCCCTTCCGGGCCCGGGGCCCTTGACGACTACATCCACCTCGACCACTCCATGGTCTTGCGCCTGCTTGGCAGCTACTTGAGCTGCCATCTGTGCGGCGTAGGG is a window from the Acetomicrobium flavidum genome containing:
- a CDS encoding energy-coupling factor transporter transmembrane component T family protein, with translation MPFLDHLTLGQYVPLNSFVHSLDPRCKILGTMALITSVFLANASPWPYLVWSALVVFLCILSGLSLKNVLASTRPALLLVLFTVIVNMFFAEGEELIRISFISITREGLLTGIKMGLRLYFLILFANMTMMTTSPLELSDGIESLLSPFRRFGVPAHEFAMMMTIALRFIPTLLEETDRIMKAQLARGADLDSGGIAKRLKAFIPVLVPLFVIVFQRADELAVAMEARCYRGGIGRSRMKPLHWASRDSFSLVVVSMICIGGVVLDRWIS
- a CDS encoding ATP-binding cassette domain-containing protein, with the protein product MSLEVCSVSFIYHKDTPLETKSLSDVSFRVEPGEWVAVVGHTGSGKTTLAQMLNGLIFPSSGEVIVDGLKLYPKAPHLKSVRRKVGLVFQYPEHQLFAETVLEELMYAPRNFAIPEDEAMEKIKRVLKAFELDEGILSKNPFELSGGQKRKVALASIVVTEPHYLVLDEPTAGLDWKGQEALLSMLRTFRDNGTGVIQITHDIEMVLDHCDRLLVLEEGRRRSWGPPAHVVEELADHPAKGLVLPDVLEMALRLRRAGLNVSLTWSEERLIRDIEKEVSSCLS
- a CDS encoding ATP-binding cassette domain-containing protein, translated to MAEDRIFSLRDIAFCYPGNDEPAISGITMDINVGWWVTIVGDNGSGKSTLAKILNALLIPTRGVCYVLGRDTRDPAVQWDIRKDVCMVFQNPENQIVASVVEEEVAFGPENLGLPSEDITMRVRWALGVTGLSEFAKKPTYALSGGQKQRLALAGALAMRPKCIVLDEATSMLDPEGRRELTGVLKRLHEEGMTVVSITHRTEELLLSDHVAVLSRGKLAFYGDLNEVLSGSTLSKLGIREPSSFRLWRELKGRGLIDDRVLPRAEDMAENLVEKICL
- the rplQ gene encoding 50S ribosomal protein L17: MRHQVRSRTLGRYSAHRNAMLMNMAASLIIHESIETTLIRAKELRSYVEKLVTRAKGGSLHDRRIVISRLRNKEATLKLFNELAPRYANRPGGYTRIVKLGYRKGDAAPKAIVEFVK
- a CDS encoding DNA-directed RNA polymerase subunit alpha, with protein sequence MERVVPDINVEECTSGYGRIRIEPLDRGYGVTLGNAIRRVLLSSIPGAAVSAIRIDGVLHEFSTVPGVMEDVLEIILNIKKLAVVSHSDEVRVLRLEAQGPKEVTAADIAPDSEIEFPNPDAYICTLEEGHKLGMDLYVERGVGYLTMDRPRPSYLPVDVLLIDAIFSPVLRVNYSIGAARVGQRTDYESLLLELWTNETVTPIKAFLEAIKILNQYFSHIASLLLKEPKVPQEVEALQAPVEVKVEEDPLLARPIRDLELSIRSENCLLRAGIRTIGDLIQYSRDDLLKIRNLGKISLKEIEEKLQAFGLSLSSSKISAKKEKGQEDDEEYDLDENDDKEE
- the rpsD gene encoding 30S ribosomal protein S4 is translated as MSRYTGPSCRLCRRAGAKLFLKGDRCYSEKCAMARRNTVPGQHTQRRGKFSEYGLRLHEKQKLRRIYGMTERQFERFFEKASRMPGQKGHNFLQLLERRLDNVVYRLGFASSRAQARQLVAHGHITVNGRKLDIPSALVRVGDVVAVAPGSKDIPVIRENMEVASARSIPEWLELQPERMEGRVISLPSREQIDVPVNEQLIVEFYAR
- the rpsK gene encoding 30S ribosomal protein S11; protein product: MAKSTKRRTRRKEKKNINYAVAHIHSTFNNTIISITDKQGAVIGWASGGTVGFKGTRKSTPYAAQMAAQVAAKQAQDHGVVEVDVVVKGPGPGRESAIRSLQAAGLQINMIKDATPIPHNGCRPPKRRRV